From Corvus moneduloides isolate bCorMon1 chromosome 2, bCorMon1.pri, whole genome shotgun sequence, one genomic window encodes:
- the MSL3 gene encoding male-specific lethal 3 homolog, whose translation MTSRGMKFKFHRGERVLCFEPDPTKAKVLYDAKIVDIVVGKDEKGRKIPEYLIHFNGWNRSWDRWAAEDHVLRDTDENRRLQRKLARKAVARMRRKGRKKRRCRLPGVDSVLKSLPAEENDESSENSISSSSSDDSDEGTDEEIKSEESDIDERTEMKEEQDAHTKRDMEERAISIEIPEVLKKKLEEDCYYINRRKRLVKLPCQTNIITILESYVKHFAINAAFSANERSRHHQMTPHANMNLHYVPPEKNVELCKEMVDGLRITFDFTLPLILLYPYEQAQFKKVTSSKFFLPIKENSTNTNRNQEELSPSPPLLNPPTPQSTDSQPTTGEPATPKRRKAEPEILQSLRRSTRHSSNCDRLSESSASPQPKRRHLETPASMPKLFLHLEKKTPVHSGSSSPITLTPSKEGSTVFTGFEGRRNNELNEVLSWKLMPENYPPSDQPPPPSYIYGSQHLLRMFVKLPEILGKMCFPDKNLKALVKHFEMFLRFLAEYHDDFFPESAYVAACEAYYSTKNPRAIY comes from the exons ATGACCTCGCGGGGAATGAAATTTAAGTTCCACCGGGGAGAGAGAGTTCTCTGCTTCGAGCCCGACCCCACCAAAGCCAAAGTGCTCTATGATGCCAAG attGTTGATATTGTTGTTGGAAAAgatgagaaaggcagaaagattCCAGAATATCTGATCCATTTTAACGGTTGGAACAGAAG CTGGGATAGATGGGCAGCTGAAGATCATGTTCTTCGGGATACAGACGAAAACCGCAGATTACAGCGTAAATTGGCACGGAAGGCTGTGGCTCGCAT gagaagaaagggaagaaagaagagacgTTGCAGGTTGCCTGGTGTTGACTCTGTGTTAAAAAGCCTTCCTGCTGAGGAAAATGATGAGAGTAGCGAAAACT CTATAAGTAGTTCTTCTTCTGATGACAGTGATGAAGGaacagatgaagaaataaaaagtgaagaaaGTGACATAGATGAGAGGACAGAAATG AAAGAAGAACAAGACGCTCATACAAAAAGGGACATGGAAGAAAGAGCAATAAGCATAGAAATTCCTGAAGTCTTGAAAAAGAAACTTGAGGAAGACTGCTACTAtattaatagaagaaaaagg ctaGTGAAGCTTCCTTGCCAAACAAATATAATAACCATCTTGGAGTCATATGTAAAACACTTTGCAattaatgctgctttttcagcCAATGAAAGATCTCGGCACCATCAGATGACTCCACATGCTAATATGAATCTTCATTATGTGCCACCAGAGAAGAA tGTCGAGCTATGTAAAGAGATGGTGGATGGGCTGAGAATAACCTTTGACTTCACACTTCCCTTAATTTTGCTCTATCCTTATGAACAAGCTCAGTTTAAGAAGGTGACTTCATCAAAATTCTTTCTTCCTATCAAAGAAAATTCAACAAATACTAACAG AAATCAGGAGGAACTTTCCCCAAGCCCTCCTCTGTTGAATCCACCCACGCCTCAGTCGACTGACAGCCAGCCCACCACAGGGGAGCCAGCCACGCCGAAAAGGCGAAAAGCTGAACCCGAAATCCTGCAGTCGCTCAGGCGTTCGACGCGCCACAGCTCCAACTGTGACAGGTTATCGGAGAGCAGCGCGTCCCCACAACCTAAACGGCGGCACCTCGAGACCCCAGCCTCTATGCCAAAGCTCTTCCTGCACCTGGAAAAAA aaacCCCTGTCCATAGCGGGTCGTCTTCACCTATAACTTTGACTCCTAGCAAAGAAGGGAGCACGGTGTTTACTGGCTTTGAAGGTAGAAGAAACAACGAATTGAATGAG GTTTTGTCCTGGAAACTGATGCCAGAGAATTATCCACCAAGTGATCAACCACCGCCTCCTTCATATATCTATGGATCTCAACATTTGCTGAGGATGTTTG tAAAGCTACCAGAAATACTGGGGAAGATGTGCTTTCCTGACAAAAACCTAAAGGCTTTAGTAAAACACTTCGAGATGTTTCTGAG GTTTCTAGCAGAATACCATGATGATTTCTTCCCAGAATCTGCTTATGTAGCTGCATGTGAAGCCTACTACAGTACTAAAAATCCTCGGGCAATCTACTGA